The following proteins are encoded in a genomic region of Variovorax paradoxus:
- a CDS encoding acetyl-CoA C-acetyltransferase codes for MAEAYIVAAARTAGGRRGGKLAGWHPADLAAQVIDALVARSGIDPAAVEDVILGCVSQVGEQATNIARNAVLASKLPESVPGTSVDRQCGSSQQALHFAAQAVMSGSMDAVIAGGVESMTRVPMFTPNALPAKAGLGTYMSPAMKKRYPGVEFSQFTGAEMIAKNYGIEKEELDRYALESHRRAMAASREGAFNDEIVPIEILLADGTGSGERHTVDEGIRFDATLEGIAGVKLIAEGGRCTAATASQICDGASGVLVVNERGLKALGVKPLARIHHMSVMGHDPVIMLEAPLPATQRALEKAGMRIQDIDLYEVNEAFAPIPIAWLQALDADPARLNVNGGAIALGHPLGASGTKLMTTLIHALGRRGKRYGLQTMCEGGGMANVTIVERLG; via the coding sequence ACGCACGGCCGGCGGCCGGCGCGGCGGCAAGCTGGCGGGCTGGCACCCGGCCGACCTGGCGGCGCAGGTGATCGACGCACTGGTGGCCAGGAGCGGCATCGATCCAGCAGCGGTGGAGGACGTGATCCTCGGCTGCGTGAGCCAGGTGGGCGAGCAGGCGACCAACATCGCGCGCAACGCGGTGCTGGCGTCGAAGCTGCCCGAATCGGTGCCGGGCACCTCGGTCGACCGGCAGTGCGGCTCGTCGCAGCAGGCGCTGCACTTCGCGGCGCAGGCCGTGATGTCGGGCAGCATGGACGCGGTGATTGCGGGAGGCGTCGAGAGCATGACGCGCGTGCCGATGTTCACGCCCAACGCGCTGCCGGCCAAGGCAGGCCTGGGCACCTACATGAGCCCCGCCATGAAGAAACGCTACCCGGGCGTGGAGTTCAGCCAGTTCACGGGCGCCGAGATGATCGCGAAGAACTACGGCATCGAGAAGGAAGAGCTCGACCGCTATGCGCTCGAAAGCCATCGCCGCGCCATGGCCGCGAGCCGCGAGGGGGCCTTCAACGACGAAATCGTGCCCATCGAGATCCTGCTGGCCGACGGCACGGGCAGCGGCGAACGGCACACGGTGGATGAAGGCATACGCTTCGACGCCACGCTGGAGGGCATCGCGGGCGTGAAGCTGATCGCCGAAGGCGGGCGCTGCACCGCAGCCACCGCGAGCCAGATCTGCGATGGCGCGAGCGGCGTGCTGGTGGTGAACGAACGCGGCCTGAAGGCACTGGGCGTGAAACCGCTCGCGCGCATCCACCACATGAGCGTGATGGGGCACGACCCGGTGATCATGCTGGAGGCCCCGCTGCCCGCGACGCAGCGCGCATTGGAGAAGGCCGGCATGCGCATCCAGGACATCGACCTCTATGAAGTGAACGAGGCCTTCGCGCCCATCCCCATCGCCTGGCTGCAAGCGCTCGACGCCGACCCGGCACGGCTCAACGTGAACGGCGGCGCGATTGCGCTCGGCCATCCGCTGGGCGCCTCGGGCACCAAGCTCATGACCACGCTGATTCATGCGCTCGGCCGGCGTGGCAAGCGCTACGGGCTACAGACGATGTGCGAAGGCGGTGGCATGGCCAACGTCACCATCGTGGAAAGGCTCGGATGA
- a CDS encoding enoyl-CoA hydratase-related protein: MTAPQPYVLYELADGIATLTLNLPAKLNPIARELQIELRDTLERIRDDRAVRAVILTGAGKAFCVGADLSAMTPAEEGKSLGDQTAEWMQSLSNPLIETLRTLPVPVVAAVNGAAAGAGVGLALAADVTIAARSAYFYLPFLPKLGIVPDLGCTWAIPRRAGKARAMGMALLDERLSAGRAVQWGLIWACADDEQLLEEARVVAQRLARLPAHAVVEAREAFEAAERHTLAEQLHYESERQRELIDRPSFREGVSAFLQKRAPTFPGR; this comes from the coding sequence ATGACCGCGCCGCAACCCTACGTGCTCTACGAGTTGGCCGACGGCATTGCCACGCTCACGCTGAACCTGCCCGCCAAACTGAACCCGATCGCGCGCGAACTGCAGATCGAACTGCGCGACACGCTGGAGCGCATCCGCGACGACCGCGCGGTGCGCGCCGTGATCCTGACCGGCGCCGGCAAGGCGTTTTGCGTGGGCGCCGACCTCAGTGCCATGACACCCGCCGAAGAGGGAAAGTCGCTCGGCGACCAGACGGCCGAATGGATGCAATCGCTCAGCAACCCGCTGATCGAAACGCTGCGTACGCTGCCCGTGCCGGTGGTGGCCGCGGTCAACGGCGCCGCGGCGGGTGCGGGTGTGGGATTGGCGCTGGCGGCCGACGTGACGATTGCGGCGCGCAGTGCCTACTTCTACCTGCCCTTCTTGCCCAAGCTCGGCATCGTGCCGGACCTGGGCTGCACCTGGGCCATTCCGCGGCGCGCCGGCAAGGCGCGCGCGATGGGCATGGCGCTGCTCGACGAGCGCCTGAGCGCGGGACGCGCGGTGCAGTGGGGCCTGATCTGGGCTTGCGCCGACGACGAACAGCTGCTCGAGGAAGCACGCGTGGTTGCGCAGCGTCTCGCACGCCTGCCTGCGCATGCGGTGGTCGAGGCGCGCGAGGCCTTCGAAGCCGCCGAGCGGCACACCCTGGCCGAACAGCTGCACTACGAAAGCGAACGCCAGCGCGAGCTGATCGACCGCCCCAGCTTCCGCGAAGGCGTGAGCGCCTTCCTGCAGAAGCGCGCTCCAACGTTCCCCGGGCGTTGA
- a CDS encoding acyl-CoA dehydrogenase family protein, whose protein sequence is MIERTLFSADHEAFRDSFRRFMDKEIAPFHEAWEDQGYVDRAVWSKAGENGFLCMALPEAYGGAGADLLYSVIQFEELWARGFTGIGFGLHSEIVAPYILRYGTEAQKQHYLPRLASGEMVGAIAMSEPGAGSDLQAVKTSATRQPDGSYLLNGSKTFITNGWHADLVIVVAKTDPAAGAKGTSLFLVERGIPGFEKGKRLKKLGLKAQDTSELFFNDVRLPADALLGDAAQLNRGFVCLMEQLPWERLQIAISAVAASQAAIDQTVAYVKDRKVFGQPVGNYQNTRYTLAELQTEVQVAQVFVDKCIELLMAEKLDTATASMAKYWTTDLQCKVMDECVQLHGGYGFMWEYPITRAYADARVQRIYGGTNEIMKEVITRAMGLGGR, encoded by the coding sequence ATGATCGAACGCACGCTTTTCAGCGCCGATCACGAAGCCTTTCGCGACAGCTTCCGCCGCTTCATGGACAAGGAGATCGCGCCGTTTCATGAGGCATGGGAAGACCAAGGCTACGTGGACCGCGCCGTGTGGTCCAAGGCCGGCGAGAACGGTTTTCTCTGCATGGCGTTGCCCGAGGCATACGGCGGCGCGGGCGCCGACCTGCTGTATTCGGTGATCCAGTTCGAAGAGCTCTGGGCCCGCGGCTTCACGGGCATTGGCTTCGGGCTGCACAGCGAAATCGTGGCGCCGTACATCCTGCGCTACGGCACCGAAGCGCAGAAGCAGCACTACCTGCCCAGGCTTGCGAGCGGCGAGATGGTGGGCGCCATTGCGATGAGCGAGCCCGGCGCGGGCAGCGACTTGCAGGCGGTCAAGACCAGCGCCACCCGGCAGCCTGACGGCAGCTACCTGCTCAACGGCAGCAAGACCTTCATCACCAACGGCTGGCACGCCGACTTGGTGATCGTGGTGGCCAAGACCGACCCGGCCGCGGGCGCGAAGGGCACCAGCCTGTTCCTCGTCGAGCGCGGCATACCGGGGTTCGAAAAGGGCAAGCGGCTCAAGAAGCTGGGGCTGAAGGCGCAGGACACCTCCGAACTGTTCTTCAACGACGTGCGGCTGCCGGCCGACGCACTGCTCGGCGATGCCGCGCAACTGAACCGCGGCTTCGTCTGCCTGATGGAGCAGTTGCCCTGGGAGCGGCTGCAGATCGCCATCAGCGCGGTGGCCGCATCGCAGGCCGCCATCGACCAGACCGTGGCCTATGTGAAAGACCGCAAGGTGTTCGGCCAGCCGGTGGGCAACTACCAGAACACGCGCTACACGCTGGCCGAACTGCAGACCGAGGTGCAGGTGGCGCAGGTCTTCGTGGACAAGTGCATCGAACTGCTGATGGCCGAGAAGCTCGATACCGCCACCGCCAGCATGGCCAAGTACTGGACCACCGACCTGCAGTGCAAGGTGATGGACGAATGCGTGCAATTGCACGGCGGCTACGGTTTCATGTGGGAGTACCCGATCACGCGCGCGTACGCCGATGCGCGGGTGCAGCGCATCTATGGCGGCACCAACGAGATCATGAAGGAAGTGATCACGCGCGCGATGGGCCTCGGCGGGCGCTGA